The Methanobacterium sp. BAmetb5 genome includes a region encoding these proteins:
- a CDS encoding amidohydrolase family protein has translation METQTILIKNTSIIDREVKKGSVLIENDKIVEITSDNTPNNADEVINGEGKCLIPGLVNTHTHLSMSLMRGLADDLPLDTWLNDHIWPVEANLEGEHCYVGALLSALEMIKSGTTTCNDMYFFMDEVARALDEAGMRGVICHGMIDLFDEEKRKAEFKETLRIIEKCHNTADGRIQVSLGPHTPYTCSPELLNWVRKKADEKGLRIHIHVSETEKEVDDSLNERMKRPFEYLEDLKFLGPDVLAAHSVWLSGAEIALIKANKVKLSHNPLSNMKLASGISPVSDLMANGVCVSLGTDGAASNNNLDLFQEMKMSSLLQKVRKLDPTVMPANKVLEMATINGAAALGMENEIGSIKVGKKADLVLVDMKAPHLTPYRNPISHLVYSTEGADVSTVICNGNILMKEREVLVLDEAEVMARAENAAQDLLSRN, from the coding sequence ATGGAAACCCAGACTATTCTAATAAAAAACACCAGTATCATTGACCGTGAAGTTAAGAAAGGATCGGTACTAATAGAAAACGACAAAATCGTTGAAATTACCTCAGATAATACTCCTAATAATGCCGACGAAGTCATAAATGGGGAAGGAAAATGTCTCATCCCGGGTCTGGTCAACACCCACACCCACCTTTCAATGAGTTTAATGAGGGGTTTAGCTGATGATTTACCCCTGGATACATGGTTGAATGACCATATATGGCCAGTGGAGGCAAATCTGGAAGGGGAACACTGTTATGTCGGAGCACTTCTCTCCGCACTGGAAATGATCAAATCTGGAACCACCACCTGTAATGACATGTACTTTTTCATGGATGAGGTGGCCCGCGCCCTGGATGAAGCGGGTATGAGGGGTGTTATCTGCCACGGAATGATCGACCTTTTTGATGAGGAAAAAAGGAAAGCAGAATTTAAAGAAACCCTACGCATCATAGAAAAATGTCATAACACTGCTGATGGCAGGATCCAGGTGTCTTTAGGGCCGCATACTCCTTACACGTGTTCACCTGAACTTTTAAACTGGGTCCGGAAGAAGGCCGACGAAAAAGGGCTCCGGATTCATATCCATGTTTCTGAAACTGAAAAAGAAGTGGATGACAGCTTGAATGAGCGGATGAAAAGGCCATTTGAATATCTGGAGGATCTTAAATTTTTAGGCCCTGATGTCCTGGCAGCACATTCTGTATGGCTCTCCGGAGCAGAAATAGCATTAATCAAGGCCAATAAAGTGAAATTATCTCATAACCCTCTGAGTAATATGAAATTAGCCTCAGGAATATCTCCAGTTTCAGATTTAATGGCCAATGGGGTTTGTGTGTCTCTGGGAACTGACGGAGCGGCATCCAACAACAACCTGGACCTTTTCCAGGAAATGAAAATGTCCAGCCTCCTTCAAAAGGTACGTAAACTGGACCCCACGGTTATGCCTGCAAATAAGGTGTTAGAAATGGCCACAATCAATGGTGCAGCTGCCCTGGGCATGGAAAATGAGATAGGAAGCATAAAAGTGGGGAAGAAAGCGGACCTGGTACTGGTGGATATGAAGGCACCCCACCTGACTCCCTACAGAAATCCAATTTCCCATCTGGTCTACTCCACGGAAGGAGCAGATGTAAGTACAGTGATAT